A region from the Chiloscyllium plagiosum isolate BGI_BamShark_2017 unplaced genomic scaffold, ASM401019v2 scaf_14488, whole genome shotgun sequence genome encodes:
- the LOC122547532 gene encoding ferritin, heavy subunit-like: protein MASQVCQNYHKDCEDAVNKQINLELYSSYVYLSMSSYFDWDDVALRHFVEFFKEQAHEEREHAEKLMEFQNKRGGRVLLQDVKKPEQDEWGNGLEAMQRALQMEKDVNQSLLDLHKLSSGHTDPHVSS, encoded by the exons ATGGCCTCCCAAGTGTGTCAGAACTACCACAAGGACTGTGAGGATGCTGTTAACAAGCAGATCAACCTGGAGCTCTATTCCTCCTATGTTTACCTCTCCATG TCCTCTTACTTTGACTGGGATGATGTTGCCCTGCGTCACTTTGTTGAGTTCTTCAAGGAGCAGGCCCATGAGGAACGGGAACATGCTGAGAAACTGATGGAATTCCAGAATAAACGTGGCGGCAgagtcctcctgcaggatgtcaaG AAGCCAGAGCAGGATGAGTGGGGCAATGGTCTGGAGGCAATGCAGAGAGCTCTGCAGATGGAGAAGGATGTGAACCAGAGTCTGCTGGATCTGCACAAACTCTCCTCTGGCCACACGGACCCTCATGTGAGTTCTTAG